A stretch of the Thiocystis violascens DSM 198 genome encodes the following:
- a CDS encoding PEP-CTERM sorting domain-containing protein yields MKKYLLPLSFAVTGLIAAGNAMATPYIINTALSGIAANFDGVITAAGSTVSTTQVVLGQSVYGYTDKDGNAATVTVSRPNGGTFAADDSYPGMSGASWGISPTTFYDLTGQIDGFGSGLTFTFSSAVNAFGFEVGDWATCCTYNTRDASTVATYGVPVTGSGLWIAFDGGAATLPANALSDNDNPGYVATGQYVNFIGAIDSSSYFSSVTFFGDGYGEYLVAGGTLRFASVALDSVDDDGAVNVPEPASIALLGLGLVGFVASRRRKTA; encoded by the coding sequence ATGAAAAAATATCTTCTCCCCCTTTCCTTTGCCGTGACGGGTTTGATCGCTGCAGGAAACGCAATGGCTACGCCCTATATTATCAACACCGCTTTGTCCGGTATCGCCGCGAACTTTGATGGTGTCATTACCGCCGCCGGTAGCACGGTGTCTACGACTCAGGTCGTCTTGGGTCAGAGTGTCTATGGCTATACCGATAAAGATGGTAACGCTGCCACGGTCACCGTTTCCCGCCCAAACGGAGGTACATTTGCCGCTGACGATTCATACCCTGGCATGTCTGGGGCTTCATGGGGGATCAGCCCTACTACATTTTATGATTTAACGGGTCAAATTGATGGTTTCGGTTCTGGCCTGACGTTCACCTTTTCCTCTGCGGTGAATGCGTTCGGTTTCGAGGTTGGTGATTGGGCAACCTGCTGTACGTATAATACGCGCGATGCCAGCACCGTTGCCACTTATGGTGTTCCCGTTACCGGTTCTGGCTTGTGGATCGCCTTTGACGGTGGCGCTGCGACTTTGCCGGCGAATGCCCTCTCGGATAATGACAACCCTGGGTATGTTGCTACGGGTCAATACGTCAACTTCATTGGCGCAATCGACAGTTCCAGTTACTTCTCGTCAGTGACCTTCTTCGGTGACGGATATGGCGAGTATCTGGTTGCTGGTGGTACCCTGCGCTTTGCTTCAGTGGCTCTAGACTCCGTTGACGATGATGGGGCAGTAAATGTACCCGAGCCAGCTAGCATTGCTTTACTTGGCCTTGGTTTGGTTGGTTTTGTGGCATCACGCCGTCGCAAAACAGCTTAA
- a CDS encoding ABC transporter ATP-binding protein, translating into MTEPVIEARGLTRRFGDLTAVDALDLTVEPRTIYGFLGPNGCGKTTTLRMLTGLLTPSAGTVTVLGHPLPRDAERLKRQIGYMTQKFSLYDDLTVAENLGFVAEIYGLGLRVARQRISALLATYALEPLRHRRAGRMSGGQRQRLALAAATIHEPALLFLDEPTSAVDPENRRDFWERLFDLVDAGASILVSTHYMDEAERCHRLAIMESGHKRADGSPTELMAGMGARVVEIEAPNLRALKQQLSALPEVISAAQLGSRLRVLVAERIADPVAWLRAQPLQPAPTALAPARPSLEDVFVTSTGTPVGSHQT; encoded by the coding sequence GTGACCGAGCCGGTCATCGAGGCACGCGGTCTGACGCGCCGGTTCGGCGACCTGACCGCCGTCGACGCACTGGATCTGACCGTCGAGCCGCGCACTATCTATGGCTTTCTCGGCCCTAACGGCTGCGGCAAGACCACTACCCTGCGGATGCTGACCGGGCTGCTGACGCCCTCCGCCGGCACGGTGACGGTCCTCGGTCATCCGCTCCCGCGCGACGCCGAGCGGCTCAAGCGCCAGATCGGCTATATGACCCAGAAGTTCTCGCTCTACGACGACCTCACCGTGGCCGAGAATCTCGGTTTCGTCGCTGAGATCTATGGCCTCGGGCTGCGCGTGGCACGCCAGCGGATTTCCGCTCTTCTCGCCACCTATGCGCTGGAGCCGCTGCGCCATCGTCGCGCCGGACGCATGAGCGGTGGCCAGCGGCAACGTCTGGCGCTGGCCGCGGCGACCATCCATGAACCCGCCTTGCTGTTCCTCGATGAGCCGACCTCGGCCGTCGATCCCGAGAACCGCCGCGATTTCTGGGAACGGCTGTTCGACCTGGTCGACGCCGGTGCCAGCATCCTGGTCTCGACCCACTACATGGACGAGGCCGAACGCTGTCATCGGCTCGCGATCATGGAGTCCGGGCACAAACGCGCCGATGGTTCGCCGACCGAGCTGATGGCCGGCATGGGTGCCCGAGTGGTCGAGATCGAGGCGCCTAATCTGCGCGCACTCAAGCAGCAGCTTTCCGCGCTACCTGAGGTTATCTCGGCCGCGCAGCTCGGCAGCCGACTGCGCGTGTTGGTGGCGGAGCGCATCGCCGACCCGGTCGCCTGGCTGCGGGCGCAACCGCTGCAGCCGGCGCCCACGGCGCTGGCGCCGGCGCGTCCCAGCCTGGAAGACGTCTTCGTCACCAGCACCGGAACCCCGGTCGGGAGCCACCAAACATGA
- a CDS encoding ABC transporter permease — protein sequence MSALLPSARRILAILSKELTQLRRDRTTLGMVIMIPLIQLMLFGYAINTNVRQIPAALVDQANTGLSRVLTQAVEATQVVRFTERLVDISAAQDAIVTGRVRAVFIIPPDLSQRVARSGSVGAGLATPPATDEQTSRPVAQWIVDGSDTMIAGAIKGLGTMPLTELLRRPANRTTPTFAVALFFNPEQRTAINIVPGLVAVILTMTMVMFTSAAIVRERERGNLEMLINTPVRPLELMIGKIVPYIGIGLVQTTIILLLGHLIFGVPLQGSPLALAVATLAFIGASLALGLVLSTIATNQLQAMQMTVFILLPSILLSGFMFPYEGMPVPAQYLSEMLPATHFMRAIRAVMLRDAGLTQVTGDTLWLLGFMVVGLLIAARRFKKRLD from the coding sequence ATGAGCGCCCTGCTGCCATCGGCCCGGCGCATCCTCGCGATCCTGTCCAAGGAGCTGACCCAGTTGCGGCGCGATCGCACCACCCTGGGCATGGTCATCATGATTCCGCTGATTCAGTTGATGCTGTTCGGCTACGCGATCAACACCAATGTGCGCCAGATCCCTGCCGCGCTGGTGGATCAGGCCAACACCGGCCTCAGCCGGGTGCTGACGCAAGCGGTCGAGGCGACCCAGGTGGTGCGCTTCACCGAGCGCCTGGTCGACATCAGCGCGGCGCAGGACGCGATCGTCACGGGTCGGGTGCGCGCCGTCTTCATCATCCCGCCGGATCTCAGTCAACGCGTCGCCCGTAGCGGCAGCGTCGGCGCCGGGTTGGCGACCCCGCCCGCGACCGACGAGCAGACCAGCCGGCCGGTGGCGCAGTGGATCGTCGACGGTTCGGACACCATGATCGCCGGCGCCATCAAGGGTCTCGGCACGATGCCGCTCACCGAGCTGTTGCGGCGCCCCGCCAACCGCACGACGCCGACCTTCGCCGTGGCACTCTTCTTCAACCCCGAGCAGCGCACCGCGATCAACATCGTGCCTGGCCTGGTCGCCGTGATCCTGACCATGACCATGGTGATGTTCACCTCGGCGGCGATCGTGCGCGAGCGCGAACGCGGCAACCTGGAGATGCTGATCAACACGCCGGTGCGCCCGCTGGAGCTGATGATCGGCAAGATCGTGCCCTACATCGGCATCGGTCTGGTGCAGACCACGATCATCCTGTTGCTCGGCCACCTGATCTTCGGCGTGCCGCTGCAGGGCTCGCCCCTGGCGCTGGCGGTCGCGACGCTCGCCTTCATCGGCGCCAGTCTCGCCCTCGGGCTGGTGCTGTCGACCATCGCAACCAATCAACTGCAGGCGATGCAGATGACCGTCTTCATCCTGTTGCCGTCGATCCTGCTGTCGGGCTTCATGTTCCCTTACGAGGGCATGCCGGTACCGGCCCAATATCTCTCCGAGATGCTGCCGGCGACCCACTTCATGCGCGCGATCCGCGCAGTGATGCTGCGCGATGCCGGTCTGACCCAGGTCACCGGGGATACCCTCTGGCTGCTTGGGTTCATGGTGGTCGGGCTGCTCATCGCCGCGCGGCGCTTCAAGAAGCGGTTGGATTGA
- a CDS encoding IS1380 family transposase, with product MSKSTQEMLRFPPVDGLSVRADFDGGAMSSDVGPLILRGLDQQIGLTERLAQAIDDQRHASYITHPLRDLLAQRIFQIGCGDEDGNDANALRRDPLFKLGVERRPLDEAMNLASGPTFSRLENAVSTKDIYRMAQAFVDPFIASYPEAPEVIVIDLDHSEDPTHGQQEFSFYNQYYQSHCYLPLFLFEGLSGKFITAALRPDKRPTGAENAMILKRVMQRLRAAWPETHLVLRGDAHFANPELLALALADGHTDFIFGLAGNRVLSPLAKPFLDANRRRHAVREANARRLHQPLPNRTRSYHEMEYAAGTWPQAFRVILKAEVMAVDDKPRFVVTSLDLPSPECLYRDLYRARGQDENFIKMLKNDLASDRTSDHRFLANHLRLFFACGAYVLHHALRTSVLANTELAQAQPATVILKLFKIAVCVLQYKDRVKLQLPSNCPVKALLHRLTEILFLTPLPDSVTT from the coding sequence ATGTCCAAGTCTACTCAAGAAATGCTGCGATTTCCTCCCGTCGACGGCTTGAGCGTCCGCGCTGACTTTGACGGCGGGGCGATGTCGTCTGACGTCGGCCCCTTGATTCTGCGCGGCCTCGACCAGCAGATCGGTCTGACCGAGCGCCTCGCCCAGGCCATCGATGATCAGCGCCATGCGTCCTACATCACCCATCCCCTGCGCGACCTGCTCGCCCAGCGGATATTTCAGATCGGCTGCGGCGATGAAGATGGCAACGACGCCAATGCGCTACGTCGCGATCCGCTGTTCAAGCTCGGCGTGGAGCGCCGCCCCCTGGATGAGGCGATGAACCTGGCCAGTGGGCCGACGTTCTCGCGCCTGGAGAATGCCGTCTCGACCAAGGACATCTACCGGATGGCACAAGCCTTCGTCGATCCGTTCATCGCCAGCTACCCCGAGGCACCCGAGGTGATCGTGATCGATCTGGACCATTCCGAGGATCCAACCCACGGCCAGCAGGAATTCAGCTTCTACAACCAGTATTACCAGAGCCACTGCTACCTGCCGCTGTTTCTCTTCGAGGGACTCTCGGGGAAATTCATCACCGCCGCCTTGCGTCCCGACAAGCGCCCAACGGGTGCGGAAAATGCTATGATCCTCAAACGGGTGATGCAGCGCTTACGCGCCGCCTGGCCAGAGACCCACCTCGTGCTGCGCGGCGATGCCCATTTCGCCAATCCGGAACTGCTGGCGCTTGCGCTGGCCGACGGGCACACCGATTTTATCTTCGGCCTCGCCGGCAACCGCGTGCTCTCGCCGCTGGCCAAGCCGTTTCTCGACGCCAACCGCCGACGCCACGCCGTGCGCGAGGCCAATGCCCGCCGCCTCCATCAACCGCTGCCGAACCGTACCCGCTCCTACCACGAGATGGAGTACGCAGCCGGGACTTGGCCGCAGGCGTTTCGCGTCATCCTCAAGGCGGAAGTCATGGCCGTCGACGACAAGCCGCGCTTCGTGGTGACCTCCTTGGACCTGCCCTCTCCCGAGTGTCTCTACCGCGATCTCTACCGCGCCCGCGGTCAGGACGAAAATTTCATCAAGATGCTCAAGAATGACCTGGCCAGCGATCGCACCTCCGACCATCGCTTTCTGGCCAACCACCTGCGGTTGTTCTTCGCCTGCGGGGCCTACGTCCTCCACCATGCGCTGCGCACCAGCGTCCTGGCGAACACCGAACTGGCCCAGGCGCAACCGGCCACCGTGATCCTGAAGCTGTTCAAGATCGCCGTGTGCGTGCTGCAGTACAAGGATCGCGTCAAGTTGCAACTGCCCTCCAACTGTCCGGTTAAAGCCCTGCTGCATCGCCTGACCGAGATCCTGTTCCTGACCCCTCTGCCGGATTCGGTCACCACCTGA
- a CDS encoding c-type cytochrome — MKRDKGVSHLLLAVLALALPAAVSAGPSGQAMSFTCAGCHGTDGSSVGPSMPAIAGMDPEVFVDAMQAYRQDERNASIMNRIAKGYSDEQIKEMAWFFASQRLRLFPQPYDPALAEQGARLHDEYCEKCHEKGGRPGDAGTLAGQWMPYLHYSMEDFISGKRKWPRKMKRKVDAAIEAAGDTAIPALVNYYGSQQ, encoded by the coding sequence ATGAAGCGCGACAAGGGCGTTAGCCATCTCCTTCTCGCCGTGCTGGCCCTGGCGCTGCCGGCGGCTGTCTCGGCGGGACCATCCGGCCAGGCCATGTCCTTCACCTGCGCCGGTTGCCACGGGACCGATGGCTCCAGTGTTGGACCCTCGATGCCCGCCATCGCGGGCATGGACCCCGAGGTCTTCGTGGACGCCATGCAGGCGTATCGCCAGGACGAGCGCAACGCCAGTATCATGAACCGCATCGCCAAGGGCTACAGCGACGAGCAGATCAAGGAGATGGCCTGGTTCTTCGCCAGTCAGCGCCTGCGTCTGTTTCCGCAGCCCTACGATCCGGCCCTGGCCGAGCAGGGCGCCCGGCTGCATGACGAGTACTGTGAAAAATGCCATGAGAAGGGCGGCCGACCTGGCGATGCCGGTACCCTCGCCGGCCAATGGATGCCGTATCTGCATTATTCCATGGAGGATTTCATCAGTGGCAAACGGAAATGGCCGCGCAAGATGAAGCGCAAGGTCGACGCCGCGATCGAGGCGGCGGGGGACACGGCCATCCCCGCCCTGGTCAACTACTACGGCAGCCAACAGTAG
- a CDS encoding cytochrome c → MPRRIAITGFVSLLAALLFTSIVPVAVATATAPDEELMIDHFDPETGKRIIPNERCLTCHGDDKQQTDVRDDGTPVTIFVHSKEIEASVHGDQSCTSCHVTIDRVPHRKAPAVIVGCIECHRDTWEKHKNDPDGKHERLKVVNEQIGSYMLSIHAQPSKLDQSRTNATCYDCHEGHNVGELGSIQRADKRLKNPEVCGRCHEKELEDYRASDHGKAVLEEKDSESAVCSDCHTTHDIASPETDKAKLAITKNCGDCHEEAQRTYFKSYHGQVHRLGYTDAAKCHDCHGGHSVKGEDDPTSEIHADNRLENCRNCHKDANDNFLSFWPHGDAHDREHYPGLWGFRVFMEILVLSVMGFFWIHVILWLYREVMDRIQGKGFVEDLSQPDLVYFRRFPVVWRWIHFLFAIATMTLILTGTTLLFSHTAWAKAVVEFLGGIRMEGIIHRTAAIVWLGIFFAHLAIATGNIWRQRKTFEWFGSTSLVPNMKDLRDLRDMFKWFLGLGPRPQFSHWTYWQKFDYWAPFWGATVIGASGLILFMPDKTSLILPGWTFNIANLVHAEEALLAAIFLNSVHFFNVHFRPERFPMSTAIFTGVIPIDEFKHDHRLEYERLVETGELEKHLVQRPSRRVSLAASFITTVLIMTGLTLLTLVLFGLITLPS, encoded by the coding sequence ATGCCAAGACGCATCGCCATTACAGGATTCGTCAGCCTCTTGGCGGCGCTTCTCTTCACGAGCATCGTTCCCGTCGCCGTTGCCACCGCGACGGCGCCCGACGAAGAACTGATGATCGACCATTTCGATCCGGAGACCGGCAAGCGGATCATTCCCAATGAACGCTGCCTGACCTGTCACGGCGACGATAAGCAACAGACCGATGTGCGCGACGACGGCACGCCGGTGACGATCTTCGTCCACAGCAAGGAGATCGAGGCGAGCGTTCACGGCGATCAGAGCTGCACAAGCTGCCACGTCACCATCGACCGCGTCCCCCATCGCAAGGCGCCGGCGGTCATCGTCGGCTGCATCGAGTGTCACCGGGACACCTGGGAAAAACACAAGAACGACCCGGACGGAAAGCACGAGCGTCTCAAGGTCGTCAACGAGCAGATCGGCAGCTACATGCTGTCGATCCACGCCCAGCCCAGCAAGCTGGATCAGTCCCGCACCAACGCCACCTGCTACGACTGCCACGAGGGCCACAACGTCGGCGAGCTTGGCAGTATCCAGCGCGCCGATAAGCGCCTGAAGAACCCCGAGGTCTGCGGCCGCTGTCACGAGAAGGAGCTGGAGGACTATCGCGCCTCCGATCATGGCAAGGCGGTGCTGGAAGAGAAAGACAGCGAGTCTGCGGTGTGCTCCGACTGTCACACCACCCACGACATTGCCTCGCCGGAGACGGACAAGGCCAAGCTCGCGATCACCAAGAACTGCGGCGACTGCCACGAAGAGGCCCAGCGCACCTACTTCAAGTCCTATCACGGTCAGGTTCACCGCCTCGGCTATACCGATGCAGCCAAGTGTCACGACTGTCATGGCGGGCATTCGGTGAAGGGCGAGGACGACCCGACCTCGGAGATCCACGCCGACAATCGTTTGGAGAACTGCCGGAACTGCCACAAGGATGCCAATGACAACTTCCTGAGCTTCTGGCCCCACGGCGACGCCCACGACCGGGAGCACTATCCGGGTCTTTGGGGCTTCAGGGTCTTCATGGAGATCCTGGTCCTCTCCGTCATGGGCTTCTTCTGGATCCACGTGATCCTGTGGCTCTACCGCGAAGTGATGGACCGCATCCAGGGCAAGGGCTTCGTCGAAGACTTAAGCCAGCCCGACCTGGTCTACTTCCGCCGCTTCCCCGTGGTCTGGCGCTGGATCCACTTCCTGTTCGCCATCGCCACCATGACCCTGATCCTGACCGGGACGACCCTGCTGTTCTCGCATACCGCCTGGGCCAAGGCGGTCGTGGAATTCCTCGGCGGCATCCGGATGGAGGGCATCATCCACCGCACCGCGGCCATCGTCTGGCTCGGCATCTTTTTCGCCCATCTAGCGATCGCGACCGGCAACATCTGGCGCCAGCGCAAGACCTTCGAGTGGTTTGGCAGCACCTCCCTGGTCCCGAACATGAAGGATCTGCGGGATCTGAGGGACATGTTCAAGTGGTTCCTCGGCCTCGGTCCGCGCCCACAGTTCAGTCACTGGACTTACTGGCAGAAGTTCGACTATTGGGCGCCCTTCTGGGGTGCCACGGTGATCGGCGCCTCCGGTCTCATTCTTTTCATGCCGGACAAGACCTCGCTCATCCTGCCGGGCTGGACCTTCAATATCGCCAACCTGGTGCATGCCGAGGAGGCGCTGCTGGCGGCGATCTTCCTGAACTCGGTGCACTTCTTCAACGTGCACTTCCGGCCCGAGCGCTTCCCGATGAGCACGGCGATCTTCACCGGCGTGATCCCCATCGACGAGTTCAAGCACGACCACCGTCTCGAATACGAGCGGCTGGTGGAGACCGGCGAGTTGGAGAAGCATCTGGTCCAGCGTCCGTCGCGGCGTGTCTCGCTGGCAGCCTCGTTCATCACCACCGTGCTGATCATGACCGGCCTGACCCTGCTGACGCTGGTGCTGTTCGGCCTGATCACCTTACCGAGCTGA
- a CDS encoding NAD(P)/FAD-dependent oxidoreductase → MTNLKRRTFIRAVGAAAALGTLGFPSLVLGAARRVVVVGGGVGGCTAAKYLRKLDPSIAVTLIESKPAYTSCFMSNEVLSGERTLQSLTFGYDGLRRHGIEVLQDTVVGIDPQSRQVQTAGGRAFDYDACVVSPGIGFKWGAIEGYDEQVANEAIPHAWNAGPQTQLLRNQIESMPEGGHVIIVAPADPFKCPPGPYERASQIAHYCKHHKPRAKITILDAKDAFSKQALYIEGWTKLYGYGTDNSLIQWVGAAGGGAVEALDPSTRTLTGLVEEFQGDVVNIIPPQKAGAIAFAADLVDGDWCPVDKRTFESSRHKGIYVLGDASSAATMPKSAYAANSQAKVAAAAIVAGFQGKEPDDPTFVNTCYSVVGEDFGISVAAVYRLNGETNTIESIPGSGGVSPANASPEIRRREVSYAHSWFKNVINDMME, encoded by the coding sequence GTGACAAACCTGAAACGCAGAACCTTCATCCGTGCCGTCGGCGCGGCCGCCGCGCTGGGGACACTAGGCTTTCCGTCCTTGGTATTGGGGGCGGCGCGCCGCGTGGTCGTGGTGGGTGGCGGCGTGGGCGGCTGCACCGCGGCCAAATACCTGCGCAAGCTCGACCCGAGCATCGCCGTGACCCTGATCGAGTCCAAGCCGGCCTACACCTCCTGCTTCATGAGCAACGAGGTGCTGAGCGGCGAACGGACGCTCCAGTCGCTGACCTTCGGTTACGACGGTCTGCGTCGCCATGGCATCGAGGTACTTCAGGATACGGTCGTCGGCATCGACCCGCAGAGCAGGCAGGTCCAGACCGCTGGAGGCCGCGCCTTCGACTACGACGCCTGCGTCGTCTCTCCCGGCATCGGCTTCAAGTGGGGGGCCATCGAGGGTTACGACGAGCAGGTCGCGAACGAAGCGATTCCCCATGCCTGGAACGCCGGACCGCAGACCCAACTGCTGCGCAACCAGATCGAGTCCATGCCCGAAGGCGGGCATGTGATCATCGTCGCCCCAGCCGATCCCTTCAAATGTCCACCCGGCCCCTATGAGCGCGCCTCGCAGATCGCCCACTACTGCAAGCACCACAAGCCGAGGGCCAAAATCACCATCCTCGATGCGAAGGACGCCTTCTCCAAGCAAGCCCTTTACATCGAGGGCTGGACCAAACTCTATGGCTACGGCACCGACAACAGCCTGATCCAGTGGGTCGGCGCGGCGGGAGGTGGCGCGGTGGAAGCGCTGGATCCGAGTACCCGCACACTGACCGGATTGGTCGAGGAATTTCAGGGCGACGTGGTCAACATCATCCCGCCACAGAAAGCGGGCGCCATCGCCTTTGCCGCCGATCTGGTGGACGGCGACTGGTGCCCGGTGGACAAACGCACCTTCGAGTCCAGCCGCCACAAAGGCATCTATGTGCTCGGCGACGCCTCCAGCGCCGCCACCATGCCGAAATCCGCCTACGCGGCCAACTCTCAGGCCAAGGTCGCCGCCGCCGCCATCGTCGCCGGTTTTCAAGGCAAGGAACCGGATGACCCAACCTTCGTCAACACCTGCTACAGCGTCGTCGGCGAAGACTTCGGCATCTCCGTGGCCGCGGTCTACCGTCTGAACGGTGAGACCAACACCATCGAGTCGATCCCCGGTTCCGGCGGCGTCTCGCCCGCGAATGCGAGTCCGGAGATCCGCCGGCGAGAGGTGAGCTATGCCCATAGCTGGTTCAAGAATGTCATCAATGACATGATGGAGTAG
- a CDS encoding NAD(P)/FAD-dependent oxidoreductase: MQQTLHWLVVLAVLAQLLLGFSYAGLPSQDTVVGIDPQSRQVQTAGGRAFDYDACVVSPGIGFKWGAIEGYDEQVANEAIPHAWNAGPQTQLLRNQIESMPEGGHVIIVAPADPFKCPPGPYERASQIAHYCKHHKPRAKITILDAKDAFSKQALYIEGWTKLYGYGTDNSLIQWVGAAGGGAVEALDPSTRTLTGLVEEFQGDVVNIIPPQKAGAIAFAADLVDGDWCPVDKRTFESSRHKGIYVLGDASSAATMPKSAYAANSQAKVAAAAIVAGFQGKEPDDPTFVNTCYSVVGEDFGISVAAVYRLNGETNTIESIPGSGGVSPANASPEIRRREVSYAHSWFKNVINDMME; the protein is encoded by the coding sequence GTGCAGCAGACCCTGCACTGGCTGGTGGTGCTGGCCGTGCTGGCTCAACTGCTGCTCGGCTTCTCCTATGCCGGACTGCCGTCTCAGGATACGGTCGTCGGCATCGACCCGCAGAGCAGGCAGGTCCAGACCGCTGGAGGCCGCGCCTTCGACTACGACGCCTGCGTCGTCTCTCCCGGCATCGGCTTCAAGTGGGGGGCCATCGAGGGTTACGACGAGCAGGTCGCGAACGAAGCGATTCCCCATGCCTGGAACGCCGGACCGCAGACCCAACTGCTGCGCAACCAGATCGAGTCCATGCCCGAAGGCGGGCATGTGATCATCGTCGCCCCAGCCGATCCCTTCAAATGTCCACCCGGCCCCTATGAGCGCGCCTCGCAGATCGCCCACTACTGCAAGCACCACAAGCCGAGGGCCAAAATCACCATCCTCGATGCGAAGGACGCCTTCTCCAAGCAAGCCCTTTACATCGAGGGCTGGACCAAACTCTATGGCTACGGCACCGACAACAGCCTGATCCAGTGGGTCGGCGCGGCGGGAGGTGGCGCGGTGGAAGCGCTGGATCCGAGTACCCGCACACTGACCGGATTGGTCGAGGAATTTCAGGGCGACGTGGTCAACATCATCCCGCCACAGAAAGCGGGCGCCATCGCCTTTGCCGCCGATCTGGTGGACGGCGACTGGTGCCCGGTGGACAAACGCACCTTCGAGTCCAGCCGCCACAAAGGCATCTATGTGCTCGGCGACGCCTCCAGCGCCGCCACCATGCCGAAATCCGCCTACGCGGCCAACTCTCAGGCCAAGGTCGCCGCCGCCGCCATCGTCGCCGGTTTTCAAGGCAAGGAACCGGATGACCCAACCTTCGTCAACACCTGCTACAGCGTCGTCGGCGAAGACTTCGGCATCTCCGTGGCCGCGGTCTACCGTCTGAACGGTGAGACCAACACCATCGAGTCGATCCCCGGTTCCGGCGGCGTCTCGCCCGCGAATGCGAGTCCGGAGATCCGCCGGCGAGAGGTGAGCTATGCCCATAGCTGGTTCAAGAATGTCATCAATGACATGATGGAGTAG